A single Orcinus orca chromosome 2, mOrcOrc1.1, whole genome shotgun sequence DNA region contains:
- the NGB gene encoding neuroglobin, with protein MERPEPELIRQSWREVSRSPLEHGTVLFARLFDLEPDLLPLFQYNCRQFSSPEDCLSSPEFLDHIRKVMLVIDAAVTNVEDLSSLEEYLASLGRKHRAVGVKLSSFSTVGESLLYMLEKCLGPAFTPAMRAAWSQLYGAVVQAMSRGWDGD; from the exons ATGGAGCGCCCGGAACCCGAGCTGATCCGGCAGAGCTGGCGGGAGGTGAGCCGCAGCCCGCTGGAGCATGGCACCGTCCTGTTCGCCAG GCTGTTTGACCTGGAGCCGGACCTGCTGCCCCTCTTCCAGTACAACTGCCGCCAGTTCTCCAGCCCGGAGGACTGCCTCTCTTCCCCTGAGTTCCTGGACCACATCAGGAAG GTGATGCTCGTGATCGATGCTGCGGTGACCAATGTGGAGGACCTGTCCTCGCTGGAGGAGTACCTTGCCAGCCTGGGCAGGAAGCACCGGGCAGTGGGTGTGAAGCTCAGCTCCTTCTCG ACGGTGGGTGAGTCCCTGCTCTACATGCTGGAGAAGTGCCTGGGCCCTGCCTTCACACCAGCCATGCGGGCTGCCTGGAGCCAGCTCTACGGAGCCGTGGTACAGGCCATGAGTCGTGGCTGGGATGGCGATTAA